Within Candidatus Hydrogenedentota bacterium, the genomic segment GGTTTTTAAAATCAAACAACTGGAGGATGTGCTCATGAAAAAGTCGAACAAGGGTTTCACGTTGATTGAACTGATGATCGTGGTCGCCATTATCGCGATTATCGCCGCTATCGCCATTCCGAACCTGCTCCGCTCGCGGATGCAGTCGAACGAATCGAGCGCGATCGGTAACCTGCGCACGATCGTGGGCGCCGAAGTGGCGTACCACGCCGCGAACTATTCCTACACGGCCGCGTTTGCGGACCTGACCGGCGCGACGCCCCCGTTCCTGGATGGCACGTGGGACGGCAC encodes:
- a CDS encoding prepilin-type N-terminal cleavage/methylation domain-containing protein — its product is MKKSNKGFTLIELMIVVAIIAIIAAIAIPNLLRSRMQSNESSAIGNLRTIVGAEVAYHAANYSYTAAFADLTGATPPFLDGTWDGTTKSGYNFVLGGDANNFTANANAAAYGTTGSKGFFTDASGVIRFANGADATAADAPIGE